The sequence below is a genomic window from Haloterrigena turkmenica DSM 5511.
GGAGAAGTTCGCCGAGAACGTCGAGGGCGAACCGACGTCGGCGTAACGGTCGCGACGCCGAACCGACGCTCGGTACTCGAGTCGCGAAGCGGCTAGAAGGTCGGAAAAGACCCTCTCTCCGGACAACTTCGAAGCCAATTGCTGTGTCCGCATTTTGTGTCCGTAACCTGACCCACCCCCCCCCCCACACTCACCAGCGACTGTGTTCTCGCGGCAGGCCGGCTGCGATAGAATCGTCCCGAGAGCAGCCGCCCGGAGTCCAATTTGGAAAACGACCACTGAAGAGCTCCTCCCCGAGTCCCAAAATCAACAATCAACCCTATAGGAGGTTTTCCAAACATTCGTTCCAAAATATCCACCTACATATAGGTATTGCTCGGTCAAAAACCTTTATTATTGGATAGACCATAGCCATAATCGAGGTGGTGATGATAACAGATACCGAGACGAACGATAACCACGACGTACCCATCGTGGTCCTGTGACACTGTACCTCTGTGGATCCCACGACACGCCGGTACCCAACCCTGACACCATGCTACAATCCTCGGCTGTCACTATTTCTTCGGACGCGCCAGTAGCTGCCGTACAACGGCTGTAGTCGCCGCGTGGTGGCGTCTCCCTCGAGACCCGACGCCACCACAGCGCGGCTGCCTCGGCCTGTATTCACTCGAAGGGTCCAGATTGAATACCCCTCTCGGCGTCCGTTCCGACGGATCATGTCAATCGGCAAACTCGGCCCCGAAAACGTTGTCACGACTAGCCCCGACAGCAACCTCGAGGAGGCCACGCAGACGCTCGAGAACGAAAACGTCGGCGCGCTCGTCGTCACCGAGGACGACGAGCCGGTGGGGATGCTCACCGACCGCGACGCCGCGCTCGCGATCCACGATCACGACGACGTCGGCTCGCTCTCGGTCGAGGAGATCATGGCGGAGGACCCGGCGACGGTCCACGAAGACGACGATCCGCTCGCGATTTCGGAAGCGATCAAAGAGCGCAACGTGCGCCGGTTCCCGATCGTCGACGACGACGGCGAACTGGCCGGGATCGCGACGCTGGACGACCTGATCGCGACAATTGGCGAGGAGCTCGACAACGTCGCCGATACGATCGAAGCCCAGTCGCCCGACTACAGTCCGTAGCGGCCCTCGTTTTTTCCGTCCCGACGCCGCGCGTCGCTCCGTCCGCCGTCCGGACGGTGAAAGGTACCTCCCGCTCCAGCACGTGGTCCGACTATGAACAGTCGATCGACCCATCCGGACGTCCTCGTCATCGGCGGCGGCGCGACCGGCACGGGACTCGCCAGGGACCTCGCGCTGCGGGGCGTAGACGTGACGCTGGCCGAACGCGACGGGCTCTCGGCGGGCGCCTCCGGGCGCTCGCACGGCCTGCTGCACAGCGGCGCCCGCTACGCCGAGAGCGATCCCGAGGGCGCCCGCGAGTGCCTCGAGGAGAATCGCATCCTCCGCGATATCGGCGGCGCGTGCGTCCGCGAGACCCGCGGGCTGTTCGTCCAGTTGGCCGAGGACGATCCGGACTACTTCGAGGCAAAGCGCGCGGCCTGCGAGGACGTCGGAATTTCGGTCGACGTGATCGGCGGCGAGACGGCTCGAGACGCGGTTCCGGGACTCAGCGACGAGGTCGAACGCGCGATGTGGGTCCCCGACGCGGTCGTCGTCCCGTCGCGGCTGGTCGCGGCCAACGCGGCGGCCGCACGCGACCGCGGCGCCGACATCCTGCCGCACGCGCCCGTCACCGACATGACCGTCGACGACGGCCGAATCGCGTCGGTCTCGCTCGGCGGCGACGCCGGGAGGACCATCGAACCGACCTACGTCGTGAACGCGACGGGCGCCCACGCCGGCCGAACCGCGGCGATGGCCGGCGTCACCGTTCCGATGCGCCCGACGCGGGGCGTCATGGTCTCGGTCGACTACGACGGCCTCGAGCCCGTGCTCAACCGCTGTCGCGATCCGGCAGACGGCGACATCGTCGTCCCCCACGAGGACGAGGCCGTGCTGGGAACGACGAGCGTTCCGGTCGACGATCCGGACGACTACGAGCGGGCCGACTGGGAGGTCGAGCGAACGATCGAGGAGTGTGCGACGATCCTCCCGGCCGCCACCGAGGCGGAACGGATCCGGACGTGGTGGGGCGTGCGGCCGCTGTACGAACCCGAGGAGGACGCTCGAGGCGGGCGCGGGATTTCGCGGGGCTTCCATCTGCTCGATCACGCCGCCGACGGGAGCGATGAATCGTCCCCACCGGCGCTGGGGTCCGACGGCGTCGACAACTTCGCCAGCATCGTCGGCGGAAAGCTGACGACCTACCGTCGGATGGCCGAGGCGACCGCGGATCTCGTCTGCGAACGACTGGGCGTCGACGCCGAGTCGACCACGGCGACGACCGAACTCCCGGGCGCGTCGGAGCCGTCGACGCTCGACGAGTACGTTCGCGAGTTCGACGGGCAGGGGCCGACGGACGCGGATCTCGTCGGCGCCGGTCGCTGACACGTCGGTATCGGCCGCGACCTAGAGAATCGCGTCAGCGACCGCCGACGAGTCCGCGCGTGACCGTCCGCAACGACTGCGTCACTTCCGCTGGATGCGGGAGTCCGAGCCGGTAGCGAACCCGGTCCTCCCGTTTGAGCGGGTCGAACACGACGGGTTCCTCGAGATCCCAGATTCGCGCCGGCGACGCGCGGACGCCGCGGCGCTCGAGGACGGCGTTGGCCGCGCGGCGACCGGCCTCGTTGGCCGATTCCATGGAGGCCAGATCCGAATTCGTTCGGACGTAATCGCCGGCCAGCGCGAGGTTCGGAACACCGACGTCGGCCGGCGGTCGGTTTCGCAGCGAGCCGACGGTGTTGATCAACAGCGGCGAGCGATTCTCGACGCCGGTGACGACGGCGTCGCCGTCTTCCCGTTGCGTCTCCGACGCAACGCTGGTCTCGACGATCGCCGGATCGAGGAACCAGTCGACGAGCATCTCGTCTCGCAGCCGCTCGTCGGAGCCGTTCAGGTGGGTTTTCAGCTGTTCCCAGACCTCCGCGGCGATCTCCTCACGGCTGCACCGTCTGGCTGGCTTTTCGTACAGGATCCCCGGCGTCTCCCAGTCGGAGGCGATCACCGAGAGGACGCCCGCGACCTCGTCGTCGCGGTCCTCAAGGTCGTACTCCGAACCCGACCAGAACTGGCGCTGCGAGATCGACGTCAGCGCCCACGGGGCGTCGGCGTAGACCTGGTGGCCCCGCGACAGCGCGACGTCTTCGGTCAGGTAGAACTGAATCCCGTTCATCCAGGCGGTGTCGAGGCGCTCGATCCGACCGAGTGCGGGCGCGGTTCGCGTCAGTTCGGGGGTGAGCAGCTGAGGTGCGACATCGACGGGAACGGCGAGGACGTAGTCGTCGGCCTCGATCCGCTCGGCGGCGTCTCCACCGGAGTCGCGCTCGGAGCCGACGACGGCGTCGGTGACGCGGCGACCGTCGGCCTCGAGTCGCCGAATCGGCGCGTTCGGCCGAAATTCGACGCCGAGGGACTCGAGATGGCGTACCCACGGGTCGATCCAGGCCTCGCTGGTCGGCGCGTTCAGCACCCGCTCGGTGGGGCGGGTCGGATCGAGTTGGCCGAACAGCAACTGCAGGTAGATCGTGCCGATCGTCCTGGCGCTGCCGACCTGCGGCCGCAACGCGACGAGCGCCTGCGTCGCGTAGGCGAGCCGGTCGCGAAGCGCCTGCGAGCGGTTCTCGGCGTCGATGAACTCCCACCACGAGATGTCGTCGAACTCCTCGATTCGACGCCGCTCGCAGGCGGACAGGAAGTACAGGAGCCGCTCGAGCAGAAAGCGGACGTCGTCGGCGGGCAGGTCCTCGGCGAACGCCGGGCGCAGCGCCTCGAGCCAGCCCCGTACCGTGTCCGGCGTTCGGGTCTCGGCGATCCGCCCCGGTCCGGTCGTGCTCGCGACGAGGGTTGCTTCGGTCTCGACGAGGTTGTCCGCGACGGTGCCGTCGCCGTCCGGGATGCGGTCCATCGTGTCGATGACGTGGCGGTAGAACGCGGGGAAAAACCGGAAGCCGTGTTCGCCGTGCAACGGCGTCGGCCCGTCGTCGATCGGAATCGACCGTGCCTTGCCGCCGAAGCGGTCAGTGGCCTCGAAGACGGTCACCTCGAGCCCCCGCTCAGCGAGTTCCTGGGCCGCGGTGAGACCGCCGATTCCGCCGCCGAGTACGGCAACGTCTGGCATCGAACCTACTGGGACCGCCAGCGGAGTAAGCGGCGTCCCTAACGACGGTGGGTCGACGGCGGCGACGGGTGGAGGTCCCGCGTCGTTCCGCGAGCCGTCGCTAGCCCGTCAAACGGGATCAGAATCGAGACTGGAAGCCGGCGCGTTCAAACTCAAAACTCCTCGCGCACGTTCGACCAGATGCCGAGCGACTGATCGTTCGAACAGTCGATATCGACCCGGAACTCGTGGTCGTCGTCGAGGCTGATTCCGATGTGATCGAACGTCGCCACGTACCGCGACGCGTGGTGGCGGCCCCGCCGAACGCCGACGGTTTCGCTGGCGAGTCCGGCGTCGGTCAGCCGATCGAGTTTGCGATAGGTCGTCGAGAGGGGGAGATCGACCGCCTCGGCGATCTCGGGAACGGTCTTGGGTGCCTCGAGAATCGCGATGATCTCCCGACAGTCAGCATCGTCCAGTACGGCCACGACGCCCGCGAGATCGGCGGCGTCGTCGGACGATGAGAACTCGAGTGGCATAGACTGCGACCACGTTAGGAGCGAAGCCTAAAGACACGTTTGGTCCCGAAAGCACCGGACGTGTCGGCCCCGAGTCGTGACGGGTGGGCCAACTACATGTAGGATCGGCCCGACGGGCCGCGTATGAGCGACGAGACGCCCGACTCGACGGTCGAGAACACGCCGGGGCAGGGACGAACGCCCGAACCGGAACGGATCGAACCCGCGGCTCCCGAGGAGTTCGGCCTCGTACAGGTCTGGTGGGGCGACGGGAAGGGGAAGACGACGGCCACGCTCGGCATGGGGATGCGCGCCGCGGGCCACGGCTACCGCGTCCACATGCTCCAATTTATGAAGGGCGGCGCCTCGAGCGTCGACGCCGTCCGCGGCGAGTACAACGCCATCGCGGCGCTGCCGGGGATCAGTTACGAGAACCTCGGCCACTACGGCTGGCACGGGATGGAAGACGGCAGCGACGAGGAAGACCACGCGGCCCAGGCCCAGGCGGGCCTCGACCGCGCTCACGAGTTACTCGAGGCGGCCGGGGAGGCCGATCTCGAGGCCCCGATCGGCCTCGACGCGGAGCCGGAGGCGGGAATGCACATGCTAATTCTCGACGAGGTGCTCTACGCCGCGGATCGCGGCCTGCTCTCGGAGGATGACGTCCACGGCCTCATCGGCGCGAAACCCGACGGCCTCGAGTTGGTGCTCTCTGGGAGCCACGCGGAGCCGGCGTACCTCGAGGACCGCGCCGATCTCGTCACGAACGTTCGCAAAGTGAAACATCCGATCGACGACGGCCAGCGGGCCCGGCGCGGAACCGAGTTCTGAGCGATAGCGGCGATTCTGCGCGAAAGCGACGGTCGCTCGAACGAACGTCCGCTTCGTCGATCCTGTTACTATTCACCTACCAACACAATTATCATCAATTCCTGAGAACGTATCGACGTTCAATGGGTGCAATTCGGGTAGACGGACTGGGCAAGTCCTACGGAGCCGTCGAGGCGGTGGCCGACATGAGCTTCACCGTCGAGTGCGGGGAGTTGTACGGGTTTCTCGGCCCGAACGGTGCCGGGAAGACGACCACGATCCGGACGCTGACGGGCCAGATACAGCCGGACGCGGGGACGGTTCGGGTTCTCGAGACCGATCCGGCGACCGAGCCGACCGAGACCCGGGAACGAGTCGGGATCCTGCCGGAGCAACAGTCGCCGCCGAGTTTCCTCACGCCGCGCGAGTACCTCGAGTTCGTCGGCGACGTCCGCAACCTCGATTCCGACCGGGTCGCCGAGCGGACGGCCGACTGGGCTCAGCGCCTGGGTTTCGAGAACAAACTCGACACGCTGCACACGGACCTCTCACGGGGCCAACAGCAGAAGGTAATGATCACGCAGGCGTTCCTCCACGAGCCCGACGTGGTCTTCATCGACGAGCCGCTGGCGAACCTCGACCCGCTGGTCCAGGAGCAGGTCAAGCGGTTTCTCGTCTCCTACGCCGCCGGCGACAACGCCGTCTTCGTCTCAACGCACAACATCGACGTCGCCGAGGAGATCTGTACGCGGGTCGGCATCGTCGCCGACGGTCGGATCGTGACCGAGCGGTCGCTCAGCGGAGACGGCGGCGTTGAGGACGGCGAGCACGACAGCGACGAATCGCTACTCGAGGTGTTCCTCGAGCGTGTCGAACGCGAGGACGCCCGAGACCTGCCCTCGCTCGAGCGGATCGACGCATGAGCGGGACAGCGACGACCGATCGATCGGGCCCCTCGGCGCGGCGGCTGCTCGGCGTGCTCTTCCGCGAGGAGTGGCGGCTCCACACCCAGCTGTTCGGCGGCTGGCGGTTCGCGCTCTTCCCGGAAGTCATCGCCGTGCTCGCGGTGGGTGCGACGGTGGCGTTGCGGGAGACGGGGACTGCGGACGGAACGATCCTGATAGGGCTTCACGTCCTCGCGCTCGGTTTCGGCCTCTACAGCGGGACCGCCGGGTTCGCGGGTTCGGATATGCTCGAGAACGTGTTCGGCGAGCTCTCGTTGCTCCTCTCGTCGTCGACGACGCTCCCGCTGTCCCGACGGCGCCTGCTGGGCGTCTTTCTGCTGAAGGACGCGCTGTTCTACGCGGTCGCGTTCGTCCTGCCGATGGCGCTCTCGAACGCCGTACTGGCCGACCGTCTCGCGGGGGCGCCAGTCGCGGTGGGAGCGCTGTGGCTCTCGCTGTCACTGGTGTTCGCCGCCGGGATGGCCCTGACCGTCGCGCTGATCGCGGTCCGGACCCGCGGCGTGCCGACGTGGGCGATTACCGGTGCGACCGTCGTCGTCGCCGGCGCGGCGTGGCTGACGGGAACCGGCGGGGCCGTCTGGAACGCGTTCGTGCCGATCGAGGGGGAACCAGCCAGTGCGCTCGGACTGGCGGTCGGAACCGGAGTCGTCGGCGCGGCGTCGCTCGCCCTGTACGATCCGACCTACGGCCGGCCGTCGCGGACCGCCAGCGATCGGTTCGCCAGCCTCAGCGACGCGTTGCCGGACGAGGTTGTCGGCGCCGACAGCGCGCTCGTCTCGAAAACGCTGCTCGATCTGGCCCGTTCCTCGGGCGGCGTCATGAAGCCGTTCGTCTCCGCAGCCATCCTGCTGGCGCTGGTCGCCGCGCTCGTCGGCGTCGTCGACTCGATCACCGGGATCGCACCGGCACCGGGCGTCTTCTTCGGCGGCGTGCTGGGGCTGACCGCATTTACCACGTACAACTGGCTGACCCAGTTCGACTCGCTCGAGGCCTACCTCGCCTATCCCGTCTCGATCGACGACGTCTTCCGGGCGAAACGGATCGCATTCGTCCTCGTCGGCGCGCCGACGGTCGCGGTGCCGTACCTCGCGGCCGTGCTCTGGTTCGAGGCGACGCTGGTCGACGCAGTCGTCGGCGCGATCTTGCTCGCGGGCTACGCGCTGTACTACTACGGGCTGACCGTCTACATCGCCGGCTTCGATCCCAACGAGTTCCTCTTCGACGCCGTGCGGTTCTCGCTGTTCACCCTCGGCGTCGCTGTCGCACTCGTGCCGACGCTCGTCGCCGGGTTCGTCGTGGTGCCGCCTACCGGGGCCGTCGCGGCGGCGCTGGGTGTTGGTGGGGTCGGATTCGGTGTCGTCGGGTTGGTTCTCTCGAGTCGGGCCGGACCGCGGTGGGAGCAGCGGTCTCGAGATGGCGACTGAAAGCGAGGGAGCTGTCAACAGCGGAGACCGGGTATACCGTTTTTGCAAGTGAACAGCCGGGACTCGAGACACCCCACCATTGCACGTGAAGCCGCCGGATTCAGGCTGCAGCTATCTGAAAAACGGTAGTCGAAGTACGTCTCGATAGCGCCTCCGAGACACCCCACTGCTTCATGTGAAGAACGCAATTTGAGTCGGTACTGTGGACGATTTCTACAACGTTGCTTCGTGAGAGACTGCGAGAAGAAAACAGCTGTGGGAACGATTCGGATAGCGGAATCGTCCGTCTGGATGCTGCCTGTCACTTCGCGAGAAGACTCTCTTGACGGAACTACGACGCAGATATCCTTCCCCTCCCTCCACTGTTTCCGGAGCTTTCGGTTCTCGAAAGGGTACAAAAAGCTCCCACTCACACACCACTGTTTCCGAAGCTTCTGTTCCCAAAATGGCATGGAAAGCTACCGCCCACACACCACTGTTTCCGGAGCTTTCGGTTCGCGAGGACGATTTGCCAGCGTAGAGTGGGCAGACAGGACATCGGTTTGCTCTCCTCGAGTCCGAAATCCTCCGGGAACGGACACCCCACTGATTCAAGTGAAGATCTGCAGTTAAGAGACCGAACACTCACTGAGCGCAATATCGTATGAAAAAACGTTTGAACGGGTGGTGGGTGGGTAGCCTCTGTTACGCCACTGCTTTCGAAGAATCGACAGAATTCGAGGTGCCACTTACACACCATTATTTCCGGAGCTATCTCGAAGGCAGTTCGTCGCGTAAAGTAAGCAACCGATATCTCGTTTTCTGATCTTTTAGTTTGAACTTCTCGAGAGCGATCGAATACTAGACCGTTCACTAACTTCAGAAACAGTCGTGTGTGAGGGTCGCCTGTCTCCGTTCTCTCGAGAACCGAACGCTCCGGCCGTGGTGAATCGCGATAGGGCGTTGGATTATGAGATGAGCGGATAACGTCTACACTGGAGCCCCCCGTACACTGGAACCGGGGTTCTCATGGCTCATGGCGTGTCAGGGTAGTCAATCAACGGAGTCTGATCTCACTTGAGTCGACTATTGATTCGAAGTTGGGGAACACTCCCCATCAGAGACAGTATCGTAGCCACTGAAAGTCAATGCACATCTGATCGCAGGATGTCGTTGCGATTAGTGTGTAAATCGTTTCAGTGGCTACGATAGCCAACTCGGACGCAGTATCGCTGCAAGTGAAGACAGAAACTAAGTGGTGTCTACCGCCCGAATATCTCAAGTTTCCGCGTCCGACCTACGAACGATCCATACTCGTTGAAGGGTAGTTTTCGTTCCAAGTCGACACAGAGACACACCATCCTTGCAAGTGAAACTGAGAGATATCAGGTCCCACTCTCGAGGAGTATCGCTGGCAGAGGATTCTAATGAGGCTAATGAGACACACCACTCTTGCAAGTGAAGACGGGAAGCAAAAGACCTGATAGCGACGATTCCACCGGATAGATCAATAACTGAGATACCACCAAGACACCACTATTTCCGATGCTATTTCGAGCACTAATCGAAGAGTCGAGAACGATTTGCTGGGAGAGACACACCACTTTTGCAAGTGAAGTCAGACAAGATGTTGCATCCCAGTATTCGACGTAACGGATCAGGAGATATCGTTCATGTCTGCGATATCGCGAATGACTTTGATTTCCCGATCGAGATACAGCACATCAGCCATCGCTTCGATAGCGCTAGTGAAGGGAACATTGAGACTATAACTATAATAGTTTCCACGGGACCCGCTGCGGTTCTCTGCTGCCGAGAG
It includes:
- a CDS encoding CBS domain-containing protein; the encoded protein is MSIGKLGPENVVTTSPDSNLEEATQTLENENVGALVVTEDDEPVGMLTDRDAALAIHDHDDVGSLSVEEIMAEDPATVHEDDDPLAISEAIKERNVRRFPIVDDDGELAGIATLDDLIATIGEELDNVADTIEAQSPDYSP
- a CDS encoding FAD-dependent oxidoreductase, translated to MNSRSTHPDVLVIGGGATGTGLARDLALRGVDVTLAERDGLSAGASGRSHGLLHSGARYAESDPEGARECLEENRILRDIGGACVRETRGLFVQLAEDDPDYFEAKRAACEDVGISVDVIGGETARDAVPGLSDEVERAMWVPDAVVVPSRLVAANAAAARDRGADILPHAPVTDMTVDDGRIASVSLGGDAGRTIEPTYVVNATGAHAGRTAAMAGVTVPMRPTRGVMVSVDYDGLEPVLNRCRDPADGDIVVPHEDEAVLGTTSVPVDDPDDYERADWEVERTIEECATILPAATEAERIRTWWGVRPLYEPEEDARGGRGISRGFHLLDHAADGSDESSPPALGSDGVDNFASIVGGKLTTYRRMAEATADLVCERLGVDAESTTATTELPGASEPSTLDEYVREFDGQGPTDADLVGAGR
- a CDS encoding hydroxysqualene dehydroxylase; protein product: MPDVAVLGGGIGGLTAAQELAERGLEVTVFEATDRFGGKARSIPIDDGPTPLHGEHGFRFFPAFYRHVIDTMDRIPDGDGTVADNLVETEATLVASTTGPGRIAETRTPDTVRGWLEALRPAFAEDLPADDVRFLLERLLYFLSACERRRIEEFDDISWWEFIDAENRSQALRDRLAYATQALVALRPQVGSARTIGTIYLQLLFGQLDPTRPTERVLNAPTSEAWIDPWVRHLESLGVEFRPNAPIRRLEADGRRVTDAVVGSERDSGGDAAERIEADDYVLAVPVDVAPQLLTPELTRTAPALGRIERLDTAWMNGIQFYLTEDVALSRGHQVYADAPWALTSISQRQFWSGSEYDLEDRDDEVAGVLSVIASDWETPGILYEKPARRCSREEIAAEVWEQLKTHLNGSDERLRDEMLVDWFLDPAIVETSVASETQREDGDAVVTGVENRSPLLINTVGSLRNRPPADVGVPNLALAGDYVRTNSDLASMESANEAGRRAANAVLERRGVRASPARIWDLEEPVVFDPLKREDRVRYRLGLPHPAEVTQSLRTVTRGLVGGR
- a CDS encoding helix-turn-helix domain-containing protein; the encoded protein is MPLEFSSSDDAADLAGVVAVLDDADCREIIAILEAPKTVPEIAEAVDLPLSTTYRKLDRLTDAGLASETVGVRRGRHHASRYVATFDHIGISLDDDHEFRVDIDCSNDQSLGIWSNVREEF
- a CDS encoding cob(I)yrinic acid a,c-diamide adenosyltransferase; translated protein: MSDETPDSTVENTPGQGRTPEPERIEPAAPEEFGLVQVWWGDGKGKTTATLGMGMRAAGHGYRVHMLQFMKGGASSVDAVRGEYNAIAALPGISYENLGHYGWHGMEDGSDEEDHAAQAQAGLDRAHELLEAAGEADLEAPIGLDAEPEAGMHMLILDEVLYAADRGLLSEDDVHGLIGAKPDGLELVLSGSHAEPAYLEDRADLVTNVRKVKHPIDDGQRARRGTEF
- a CDS encoding ABC transporter ATP-binding protein, yielding MGAIRVDGLGKSYGAVEAVADMSFTVECGELYGFLGPNGAGKTTTIRTLTGQIQPDAGTVRVLETDPATEPTETRERVGILPEQQSPPSFLTPREYLEFVGDVRNLDSDRVAERTADWAQRLGFENKLDTLHTDLSRGQQQKVMITQAFLHEPDVVFIDEPLANLDPLVQEQVKRFLVSYAAGDNAVFVSTHNIDVAEEICTRVGIVADGRIVTERSLSGDGGVEDGEHDSDESLLEVFLERVEREDARDLPSLERIDA